A single window of Nitrospira sp. CR1.1 DNA harbors:
- the mutL gene encoding DNA mismatch repair endonuclease MutL: protein MDIASNVGKIRVLPSDVIGRIAAGEVVERPAAVVKELLENSLDAGSSSITVEIKDGGLGLIRVSDDGEGMSRGDASLAFERHATSKLQSDQQLGAVRTMGFRGEALPSIAAVSKIRLTTVARNDHVGAQLWLTGGTITRVEDAAAIPGTSIEVSELFFNTPARRKFLKSTTTEFSHISHVVQQAALAWPQVYMRLVHNGYEVFALPAVSSPRDRVLQVYRAAFGERALAVDVERNGLSLKGFIVDPVRARAGRTPQELFVNRRPIKNSTVQHAVVDGYSSFLAKGHAPLFVLFLDVEPHRVDVNVHPTKREVRFADTEQIHQLVRSAVRQTLGRAQVESSMAGVVHAQMTGVVPSITSLPESGHTESIGTPHESMARPQACVTPPASRESQTSFVGEGSTAYASSASSDILALGQINRTYLIAQVGNELQVVDQHTAHERVLFERLWRAWQGRTVTSQPLLLPETLELPVQQAVILQRHVPELERLGLLIEPFGPSSFLIRSLPIMLGHPDLAALVQDLIDDLEQWDSISSLETKVKPILASLACHAAVRAGRSLALPEITQLVRDWVAEGLIMTCPHGRRVAFRLSGDELARLFDRA, encoded by the coding sequence ATGGACATCGCCAGTAACGTGGGAAAGATTCGGGTTCTCCCAAGCGACGTCATCGGACGCATCGCGGCCGGCGAAGTCGTCGAACGCCCGGCCGCAGTGGTGAAAGAATTACTCGAAAACAGCCTCGATGCCGGCAGTAGCTCGATTACCGTTGAGATCAAAGACGGAGGCCTCGGGCTGATTCGGGTCAGCGACGACGGCGAGGGCATGTCGCGTGGTGATGCCTCTCTGGCCTTCGAGCGGCATGCCACGAGTAAACTCCAGTCGGATCAGCAGCTCGGCGCTGTTCGCACGATGGGATTTCGAGGGGAAGCCCTCCCGAGTATTGCCGCCGTCTCGAAAATCCGTCTGACCACAGTGGCCCGCAATGATCACGTGGGCGCCCAGCTCTGGCTCACGGGAGGAACCATCACCCGTGTAGAGGATGCGGCGGCGATCCCCGGCACCTCGATTGAAGTGTCGGAACTGTTCTTCAATACGCCGGCCCGCCGGAAGTTTCTCAAATCCACCACGACCGAGTTTTCGCATATCAGCCATGTGGTTCAGCAGGCCGCGTTAGCCTGGCCGCAGGTGTATATGCGCCTGGTACACAACGGATACGAAGTCTTTGCCCTGCCCGCCGTGTCCTCGCCGCGTGATCGAGTGCTGCAGGTGTACCGAGCCGCGTTTGGTGAGCGGGCCTTAGCCGTCGATGTCGAGCGCAACGGCCTGTCGCTGAAGGGGTTCATCGTCGATCCGGTCCGGGCCCGCGCTGGCCGGACGCCGCAGGAGTTATTCGTCAATCGTCGTCCCATCAAAAACAGCACGGTGCAACACGCCGTCGTTGATGGCTACAGCTCCTTTCTGGCCAAGGGCCATGCGCCGCTGTTTGTGTTGTTTCTGGATGTGGAACCCCACCGGGTGGATGTGAATGTGCATCCCACCAAACGCGAGGTTCGCTTCGCGGATACCGAGCAAATCCACCAGTTGGTCCGCTCCGCCGTGCGCCAGACGCTTGGCCGGGCACAGGTGGAATCGTCGATGGCAGGGGTTGTCCATGCTCAAATGACCGGAGTAGTCCCCTCGATCACATCGTTACCTGAAAGCGGACATACTGAATCCATCGGCACCCCCCATGAATCGATGGCGAGGCCACAGGCCTGTGTGACGCCGCCTGCCTCACGGGAGAGCCAAACCTCTTTTGTGGGAGAGGGGAGCACAGCGTACGCGTCGAGTGCCTCTTCGGATATTCTTGCCCTCGGGCAAATAAACCGTACGTATCTGATCGCGCAGGTCGGGAACGAGCTTCAAGTCGTCGATCAGCATACGGCGCATGAGCGCGTGCTGTTCGAGAGGCTCTGGCGAGCTTGGCAAGGGCGCACGGTCACTTCCCAACCGTTGCTGTTGCCGGAAACCCTGGAGTTGCCGGTGCAGCAAGCCGTCATTTTGCAGCGGCATGTGCCGGAACTGGAACGGCTCGGGTTGCTCATCGAGCCGTTCGGGCCCTCGTCGTTTCTGATCCGCAGTCTGCCGATCATGTTAGGACATCCCGATTTGGCCGCCTTAGTGCAAGACCTGATTGATGATCTCGAACAGTGGGATTCAATTTCCTCGCTCGAGACGAAGGTGAAACCGATCCTGGCATCGCTGGCGTGCCATGCGGCCGTTCGGGCCGGCCGATCCCTGGCGTTACCCGAAATCACACAGTTGGTGCGGGATTGGGTTGCAGAGGGACTGATCATGACCTGTCCGCATGGACGGCGTGTGGCGTTCCGGCTGTCAGGCGACGAACTGGCTCGGTTGTTCGATCGCGCCTAA
- a CDS encoding sugar kinase produces the protein MGKLLVVGSVALDTVKTPFGEVAEVLGGSATYFSTAASYFTSVDLIAVVGEDFPEQHVAFLKSRKIDLTGLERRPGSTFRWKGAYSHQLNEAQTLDTKLNVFETFRPKIPPQYSTPDVLFLGNIDPNLQLDVLQQVKRPALVACDTMNFWINGKRDALWNVLQHIDILIINDGEARALGEDTNLVKVAKKILARGPKHLIVKRGEYGVLMFNDKQVFGAPAFPLDDVRDPTGAGDTFAGGFLGYLAATGNRSADAMRQAIIFGSVMASFTVEAFSLDRLRILDYKEIEARFKEFKRLTHFEDIGA, from the coding sequence ATGGGTAAATTGCTGGTAGTGGGCTCGGTGGCGCTGGATACCGTGAAAACTCCTTTCGGCGAGGTCGCCGAAGTGCTTGGCGGATCCGCGACGTATTTTTCAACGGCGGCCAGTTATTTCACGTCGGTTGATCTGATCGCAGTCGTCGGCGAGGATTTTCCGGAACAACATGTCGCGTTTCTGAAAAGCCGCAAGATTGATTTGACGGGATTGGAGCGGCGGCCTGGCTCGACGTTCCGCTGGAAAGGCGCCTATTCGCATCAATTAAACGAAGCGCAGACGCTCGATACCAAGCTGAACGTCTTTGAAACCTTCCGTCCGAAGATCCCCCCCCAATACAGCACGCCCGATGTGCTCTTTCTGGGAAATATCGATCCGAATTTACAACTTGATGTGCTGCAGCAGGTGAAGCGGCCGGCGCTGGTTGCCTGCGATACGATGAATTTCTGGATCAACGGGAAACGTGACGCGCTCTGGAACGTCCTGCAGCACATCGACATTCTCATTATCAACGACGGCGAGGCGCGGGCCCTGGGTGAGGATACCAATCTGGTCAAGGTCGCTAAGAAAATTCTGGCGCGTGGGCCCAAGCACCTCATCGTCAAGCGAGGCGAATATGGTGTGTTGATGTTCAACGACAAGCAGGTGTTTGGCGCGCCGGCATTTCCGCTGGATGACGTGCGTGACCCGACCGGCGCCGGCGATACCTTTGCTGGAGGGTTTCTGGGATATCTGGCCGCCACGGGAAACCGTTCAGCCGATGCCATGCGGCAAGCGATTATCTTCGGTAGCGTGATGGCCTCATTTACGGTAGAAGCCTTTAGCCTTGACCGATTGAGGATCCTAGATTACAAAGAGATTGAGGCGCGTTTCAAAGAGTTCAAGCGGCTCACGCATTTTGAGGATATCGGCGCATGA
- the miaA gene encoding tRNA (adenosine(37)-N6)-dimethylallyltransferase MiaA: MVRLTESVLASRPLVVLVGPTAVGKSEIGLRLARSLETDLLTADSRQVYRGMDVATDKPTVTQRQGVPHRLIDLVDPDGSFNAGQYRQLALQEIERLYGERRLPLIVGGTGLYVRTLIHGLCDAPRADQAFRASLLQRAQGQGRSFLHAELARVDPELAARLHPHDEVKIVRALEVFHLSGRRLSDVQQEHRFAEQPFSVLMIGLNRERAQLYRRIDERVEAMFARGVVEETAQLLAKGYRRETGAMKGLGYQQVAGYLAGDYGRAEALRLLKRDTRHYAKRQLTWFRKEPGLQWWLLSEQEAPEDVAGRLMETVHSFVQKLDQRRSPDRHASLTIEMESAS, from the coding sequence ATGGTCCGGCTTACCGAATCCGTCCTGGCGTCGCGGCCGCTGGTGGTGCTGGTCGGGCCGACCGCCGTGGGGAAAAGCGAGATCGGGCTCCGGCTGGCCCGCAGCTTGGAGACGGATCTGTTGACGGCGGATTCGCGCCAGGTCTATCGCGGGATGGATGTTGCGACGGATAAGCCGACCGTGACGCAGCGGCAGGGGGTGCCGCATCGCCTCATCGATCTGGTCGATCCTGACGGGTCGTTTAATGCCGGGCAATATCGCCAGCTGGCCTTGCAGGAAATAGAACGGCTGTACGGGGAACGGCGGCTGCCATTGATCGTTGGCGGGACCGGGCTCTACGTGCGGACGTTGATTCACGGACTCTGTGATGCGCCGCGGGCGGACCAGGCGTTTCGCGCCTCCCTGTTGCAGAGGGCCCAGGGGCAGGGACGATCCTTCCTGCATGCCGAATTGGCGCGGGTCGATCCCGAACTGGCAGCGCGGCTGCATCCCCACGACGAGGTGAAAATCGTGCGGGCGCTTGAAGTGTTTCATCTGTCGGGACGACGGCTGTCGGATGTTCAGCAGGAACATCGGTTTGCCGAACAACCGTTCTCCGTGCTCATGATCGGATTGAACCGCGAGCGCGCACAGCTGTACCGGCGGATCGACGAGCGGGTGGAGGCGATGTTTGCGCGAGGAGTCGTGGAAGAAACCGCGCAGTTGCTCGCTAAGGGATACAGGCGTGAGACGGGCGCCATGAAGGGGTTGGGGTACCAGCAGGTCGCGGGGTATCTGGCCGGCGACTATGGTCGCGCCGAAGCGTTGCGTCTATTGAAGCGCGATACCAGACATTACGCCAAACGTCAGTTGACGTGGTTCCGGAAGGAGCCGGGTCTGCAGTGGTGGTTGCTGAGTGAGCAGGAGGCACCGGAGGACGTGGCCGGGCGTCTCATGGAAACCGTTCATTCATTTGTCCAGAAATTAGATCAGCGGCGCTCGCCGGATAGGCACGCGTCGCTGACCATAGAAATGGAATCGGCATCATGA
- the ybgF gene encoding tol-pal system protein YbgF, producing the protein MKLRFVRVVRVSATLACGLVVAGCAKHADFLEIRDQISIIARAQDQEQKRFEAMQRRLESLERVREPEGGKLRLDEALARLQKLEGRLAKIEEAQLAQAASIRSDVALAEASRQARTSKPSGPIEVPSIIPGVPSITPTSAFNLAYNDYLNGKFDLAVGGFQHFIKDFPSTSLTPNAHYWLGESYYGQKDYIRAMQSFEHVVNEYAGNEKVPAALFKLGLSAAETGDTAKSRKYLKRVIEEYSTSDEAKLAKTKMAEIR; encoded by the coding sequence ATGAAGCTCCGATTTGTGAGGGTAGTGCGGGTGAGTGCCACGCTGGCCTGCGGACTGGTGGTGGCGGGCTGTGCAAAACATGCCGATTTCCTAGAGATCCGGGATCAGATCTCCATCATTGCTCGGGCACAGGATCAGGAACAGAAGCGATTCGAGGCGATGCAGCGCCGGCTGGAATCGCTTGAGCGGGTGCGCGAGCCGGAAGGCGGGAAATTGCGTTTGGACGAGGCTCTGGCCCGACTTCAAAAGCTGGAGGGGCGGTTGGCCAAGATAGAGGAAGCGCAGTTGGCGCAAGCAGCGTCTATCCGGTCAGATGTGGCGCTCGCAGAAGCCAGCCGTCAGGCACGTACCTCGAAGCCATCGGGACCAATCGAAGTTCCATCCATCATACCGGGTGTCCCGTCGATCACTCCGACCTCGGCGTTCAACCTGGCGTATAACGACTACCTCAACGGGAAGTTTGATTTGGCGGTCGGCGGGTTTCAGCACTTCATCAAGGATTTTCCTTCGACCTCACTGACACCCAATGCGCATTATTGGCTGGGAGAATCGTATTACGGTCAGAAGGATTACATCCGTGCCATGCAGTCGTTTGAGCACGTGGTGAATGAGTATGCGGGCAATGAGAAGGTGCCGGCCGCGCTGTTTAAACTGGGCCTCTCAGCGGCTGAAACCGGAGATACCGCAAAATCTCGCAAGTATCTCAAGCGGGTCATTGAGGAGTATTCCACATCGGACGAAGCCAAGCTCGCGAAGACGAAGATGGCCGAGATTCGATGA
- a CDS encoding tetratricopeptide repeat protein, giving the protein MMVADRHRNRTSRAWGIPGSSCILLLLGLSVFGGCANEENLRKSKGFYQEGVARLSSDQQQAYVSFQKAVKLNPENKEAHYGLGHIYASQGRLKLAEESFREAIRIDGDYAEANTYLGQVLASQDRWKDAIAAYRQALSNPLYPTPDLARFQLGKALMHEGDLQGAMEVLEDATTVTPPNVPPAMLQLELARVYHKLGFDVRAREALSKVSTLDKGGEQAAAAQELLGKLKP; this is encoded by the coding sequence ATGATGGTCGCTGATCGACATCGGAATCGGACAAGCAGGGCCTGGGGCATTCCGGGGTCTTCCTGTATCCTGCTGTTGCTGGGACTGTCTGTCTTTGGCGGGTGCGCTAACGAAGAGAACCTGCGTAAGTCGAAAGGATTTTACCAAGAAGGGGTTGCCCGGCTGAGTTCCGACCAGCAGCAGGCCTATGTGTCGTTTCAAAAAGCTGTGAAGCTGAATCCTGAGAATAAAGAAGCGCACTACGGTCTGGGGCATATCTATGCCTCGCAAGGACGACTCAAGCTCGCCGAAGAATCCTTCCGCGAAGCCATTCGCATCGACGGCGACTATGCGGAGGCCAATACCTACCTCGGCCAGGTCCTGGCCAGTCAGGACCGGTGGAAGGACGCCATCGCGGCCTACCGGCAAGCTCTCAGCAATCCTCTCTATCCCACGCCTGACCTGGCGCGCTTCCAGCTGGGGAAAGCCTTGATGCACGAGGGTGATCTGCAGGGGGCGATGGAGGTCTTGGAAGACGCGACGACCGTCACGCCGCCCAATGTGCCGCCCGCGATGCTGCAGTTGGAACTGGCGCGCGTGTACCACAAGCTTGGATTTGATGTGCGGGCGCGTGAGGCCCTGTCGAAGGTGTCGACGCTGGATAAAGGCGGAGAGCAGGCAGCTGCGGCGCAGGAACTCCTCGGTAAGCTCAAACCATAG
- the mtnP gene encoding S-methyl-5'-thioadenosine phosphorylase — protein sequence MRKSKKAVQPAVGIIGGSGLYQVEGLEQVREVRLRTPFGAPSDAIVVGVLGGMGVAFLSRHGRGHRINPGSINYRANIYALKSLGVTQIISISAVGSMKETIQPGHVVLPDQFIDLTKRRVSTFFDEGIVAHVGFSEPVCSSLADVLEAAGRSVGATLQRGGTYVCMEGPQFSTKAESRLYRQWGVDVIGMTNMPEAKLAREAELCYATMALATDYDCWHETEEAVTVEAILSTLHRNVALAKDVLKVAVPKLDPARACGCRRALATALVTAPDKMSASAKRRLNLLIAPYVRTQKGKR from the coding sequence ATGAGGAAATCGAAGAAGGCCGTTCAGCCGGCCGTCGGTATCATCGGCGGGAGCGGGTTGTACCAGGTCGAAGGACTGGAGCAGGTCCGCGAAGTGCGTCTCCGTACGCCGTTCGGCGCGCCGTCGGATGCCATCGTGGTCGGGGTCCTGGGAGGCATGGGAGTGGCCTTTCTATCCCGGCATGGACGCGGGCACCGGATCAATCCCGGTAGTATCAATTATCGCGCGAATATTTATGCGCTGAAGTCATTAGGGGTGACGCAAATCATCTCGATCAGCGCCGTCGGAAGCATGAAGGAAACTATTCAGCCAGGCCACGTGGTGTTGCCCGACCAATTTATCGATCTCACGAAGCGGCGGGTTTCGACGTTTTTCGACGAGGGCATCGTGGCGCATGTTGGCTTCAGCGAGCCGGTCTGCTCCTCTTTAGCCGATGTGTTGGAGGCGGCGGGACGATCTGTGGGTGCGACGCTTCAGCGCGGTGGGACCTATGTGTGTATGGAAGGCCCGCAGTTTTCGACCAAGGCGGAATCTCGCTTGTATCGGCAGTGGGGAGTGGATGTCATCGGGATGACCAACATGCCGGAAGCCAAACTCGCCCGCGAGGCTGAACTGTGTTACGCCACAATGGCGCTGGCGACCGACTACGACTGCTGGCATGAGACCGAAGAGGCGGTCACCGTTGAGGCGATCCTGTCCACGTTGCATCGGAACGTGGCCTTGGCCAAGGATGTGTTGAAGGTTGCGGTGCCCAAGCTGGATCCAGCCCGGGCTTGCGGTTGCCGGCGAGCGTTGGCCACGGCGCTGGTCACCGCTCCGGACAAAATGTCTGCTTCAGCAAAACGACGCTTGAATCTCTTGATCGCTCCCTATGTGCGGACGCAGAAAGGAAAACGGTGA